From a region of the Ruminococcaceae bacterium KH2T8 genome:
- a CDS encoding electron transport complex protein RnfC, translating to MPWAEKRYSFHKGSNSDNALDFSKRSSFIRDILLEKVYPNRIVLPMQMNFGVPAVPTVEVGESVTIGQCVGAPRPGSFAVPVHSGISGTVKEIRDITLPNGIRCPAVVIESDRKRTFHSSVYPRQDVNVSASKVRGIVKDAGIVGMGGEGIPTIAKINRARNLGVNRILVNCLQNEPFANCDHMRICETPEYIVMGAVALAGAVGVSRIDFLISESRKDDLAALQNAMELSAGDYSGYAFNIKFFKERFPQGYYGMVAKALYDVDLQEDETLESRCGAVMFNCSTVYACWEAIADNLPLTSRIVTVTGANFESHNVIAPIGTTVSDLLATVNGISRSNNRIIWGNCLTGLEITDPENTPITKTTSAVSVIPKKEIPVSSCIKCLKCTETCPEELEPGFLYDLIRRGITNRAEDEGARKCIACGICSYICPSGIDLTGAIASFAASLKGREKGKAFYAYSNAGKIDLGGISLLEVYEEEETEEQVTESDGFVLPFEGGKPV from the coding sequence ATGCCTTGGGCAGAGAAGAGATACTCATTCCATAAAGGATCAAATTCGGACAACGCTTTGGATTTTTCAAAGCGTTCGTCTTTTATCAGGGACATTCTGCTCGAGAAAGTATATCCCAACAGGATCGTACTTCCGATGCAGATGAACTTCGGTGTCCCTGCCGTTCCGACAGTTGAAGTAGGGGAATCCGTTACTATCGGTCAGTGCGTAGGTGCGCCGAGACCGGGTTCTTTCGCCGTACCCGTTCATAGCGGTATCTCGGGCACCGTCAAGGAGATCAGGGATATCACTCTTCCTAATGGAATCAGGTGCCCTGCGGTCGTGATCGAGAGCGACAGAAAGCGTACTTTCCATTCGTCTGTTTATCCGAGGCAGGATGTTAATGTCAGCGCCTCGAAGGTAAGAGGTATCGTAAAGGATGCCGGCATCGTAGGTATGGGCGGAGAAGGTATCCCGACTATCGCAAAGATCAACCGTGCGAGAAATCTCGGCGTTAACAGGATCCTTGTCAATTGTCTTCAGAACGAGCCTTTCGCTAATTGCGATCACATGAGAATATGTGAGACTCCCGAATATATCGTAATGGGTGCCGTAGCGCTTGCCGGTGCGGTCGGTGTATCAAGGATAGATTTCCTTATCTCGGAGAGCAGGAAGGACGATCTTGCCGCGCTTCAGAATGCGATGGAGCTCTCGGCAGGCGATTATTCCGGCTATGCTTTCAATATAAAGTTCTTTAAAGAGCGATTCCCGCAGGGCTATTACGGTATGGTAGCCAAGGCGCTCTACGACGTCGATCTTCAGGAAGACGAGACGCTTGAGAGCAGATGCGGAGCCGTTATGTTCAACTGTTCGACCGTATATGCATGCTGGGAGGCGATCGCGGATAATCTTCCTCTCACATCGAGGATCGTAACCGTTACGGGCGCAAACTTCGAAAGCCATAACGTCATCGCTCCCATCGGTACGACCGTATCCGACCTTCTTGCGACGGTCAACGGTATCTCCCGCTCAAATAACAGGATAATATGGGGTAATTGCCTTACAGGCCTTGAGATAACGGATCCGGAGAATACTCCCATAACCAAGACGACGTCAGCCGTCTCCGTAATACCGAAGAAAGAGATCCCGGTATCTTCGTGCATCAAGTGCCTGAAGTGCACCGAGACATGTCCCGAAGAATTGGAGCCCGGATTCCTCTACGATCTTATAAGACGCGGTATCACGAACAGGGCTGAGGATGAAGGCGCTCGAAAGTGTATCGCCTGCGGTATATGTTCCTATATCTGTCCTTCCGGCATCGACCTTACGGGCGCGATCGCATCGTTCGCTGCGAGCCTCAAGGGCAGGGAAAAGGGCAAGGCATTCTATGCTTATTCTAATGCCGGAAAGATCGACCTTGGCGGTATATCACTCCTTGAAGTATACGAAGAAGAGGAGACTGAAGAGCAGGTAACCGAGTCTGACGGCTTCGTACTTCCTTTCGAGGGAGGTAAGCCTGTATGA
- a CDS encoding transcriptional regulator, TetR family, producing MLSEEKKQKKKIDIMEKCFEQFCETGLRDTGIKDLAKACGMTAPNFYSYFDNLDQLIIESTEYCMIKIENELLEMAPKTKEDIQPFIDKILVPSRDFHSKEYRFMYQVFMSPAFLEHGKKFRARQFQRYRKYAEELEPTLGVPWDMTIVWILSLEQALIQYALFENSTMYVLQKISLEKMAQSMLSEKGPKHPAAKDL from the coding sequence ATGCTTAGCGAAGAGAAAAAACAAAAGAAAAAGATAGATATAATGGAAAAGTGCTTCGAGCAGTTCTGCGAGACAGGCCTTCGTGATACAGGTATCAAGGACCTGGCAAAGGCTTGCGGTATGACGGCTCCGAATTTCTATTCCTACTTTGATAATCTCGATCAGCTTATCATCGAAAGTACGGAATACTGCATGATCAAGATCGAGAACGAACTTCTGGAGATGGCTCCGAAGACCAAGGAAGATATCCAGCCTTTCATAGATAAGATACTGGTCCCGAGCAGAGACTTCCACTCCAAGGAATACCGTTTTATGTATCAGGTATTTATGTCTCCTGCGTTCCTTGAACACGGAAAGAAGTTCAGAGCAAGGCAGTTTCAGAGATATCGTAAGTATGCAGAGGAGCTTGAGCCTACGCTCGGCGTGCCGTGGGACATGACCATCGTATGGATATTGTCGCTCGAGCAGGCACTCATCCAGTATGCGCTGTTTGAGAACTCTACGATGTATGTGCTTCAGAAGATAAGCCTTGAGAAGATGGCACAGTCGATGCTCTCGGAGAAGGGGCCCAAGCATCCCGCTGCGAAGGACCTGTAA
- a CDS encoding ATP-dependent exoDNAse (exonuclease V) beta subunit (contains helicase and exonuclease domains) produces MGLSPEQNDVVIAPIENILVSAAAGSGKTTVLVARIIEKICNGTYDADDILVVTFTREAASNMCAKIESAISEKIRILRENGGDRELRTRLEDQLDKLPNAYIQTIDSFCSRVVKEKGYVLSGSGKDRLLEPGNVVLDGNELDLILKDAANAAVAQSYEEGLLNSDFETLTQMFGNGRTDDALAESLVISYKQLRSLPDYLDRAHSMLERTQEACNEGRILCLDKFNRAVVTFYSKLDESRRDKMLSLVQQIRFLAKDKDNEKRQQIWSDLIELYYEYASNVVKVAAGGDDLTTFKAILDVSKISADNNPGIYNGLPKKDEEGIVEEFIELFEPIASIAIFLKPLLGIARAPGGYSDIAKAFGLQESYTAIAVCGAEGLLDKQKNRLLLARQYIDLITRMDRFYEEFKALVHGMDFPDQEHLALQILKNDDAKTYYRSKFKEIYIDEYQDNSELQDAIIAEIEDSNVFRVGDVKQSIYKFRYAEPSLFLDRLNEYDKGDSGNLFVLNNNYRSDESILEFVNRIFYRIMGAEGAEIEYDSKQALNYPDNKERKDTLPPDIPHVTVVTHTKNGDRKACVNEGVLKEVRRYLTAGRDPGDICILTRTHRTASMIASYLNENGCPARYADEIGVFNDNDIHGLCNILIAAGNELRDEYLVGILISGYRISNFTLDEIARVFMHAKAKHLGEEHLMAKLRLFASDNVKASDEPLQQRVAAFVEWFDSLRNDLIITDISELTDRIYKDTGVGADSDDPEKFLLFKQWLCTNFMRYGSDISSIASRLEKMKIELSDKTSVKREDNSDGKIRCMTYHSSKGLEFKSVIVTELSSRSRKDSVGSVVFDPTYGTVTDDFDPVRYIKYKSLERVFLEEDQMLGENAEQMRLLYVALTRAEHELSVVIPMECETFKSYANLYPLLRRQTEDRCTRAFWLKCHGMESAFLAALLSFSGARELRYQIGSTVLKGDFKDISNEVKFDGFTVDIIHNSAEVEDDGAEREAEDTDDGDATEEAADVVHEVQTKKTTGIIDICAESFDEAGMPIFAPYGYEKATTVPFKISVSQIVHHGVDGSLPINLEVHNLEHYMDVRDGITDDSASAVGTFIHRIMRFIDLKKAGVDAEAQIDELIDEGIISSSDRAKAMEFKEGIASFASSDVGKKLVAADDRGEAEYEKPIVFSVPSGEDSVLVQGVIDCMFMGEDGRYTIIDYKTDRFPADITDIELISETIKRHSVQLGCYSAALRSSGKDVGEKYIYLVRYGKFVEV; encoded by the coding sequence ATGGGTCTGTCACCTGAACAAAATGACGTAGTAATCGCTCCCATAGAGAATATCCTCGTATCTGCGGCGGCCGGTTCGGGTAAGACGACCGTGCTCGTTGCCAGGATAATCGAGAAGATCTGTAACGGTACTTACGATGCAGATGATATCCTTGTCGTTACATTCACTCGTGAAGCGGCTTCCAATATGTGCGCCAAGATCGAATCTGCGATAAGCGAGAAAATCAGGATACTCAGGGAAAACGGTGGAGACAGGGAGCTTCGTACAAGGCTCGAGGATCAGCTGGATAAGCTTCCTAATGCATATATCCAGACGATAGACAGTTTCTGCAGCCGTGTCGTAAAGGAGAAGGGATATGTCCTCTCGGGAAGCGGTAAGGACAGACTCCTTGAGCCCGGAAATGTCGTCCTCGACGGCAATGAACTCGATCTGATCCTTAAAGATGCAGCTAATGCCGCCGTAGCTCAAAGCTATGAAGAAGGTTTACTCAACAGTGATTTTGAGACGCTGACGCAGATGTTCGGCAACGGCAGGACTGATGATGCTCTGGCCGAGTCGCTCGTCATATCTTATAAGCAGCTTCGAAGCCTGCCTGATTACCTTGACAGGGCTCACTCCATGCTCGAAAGGACGCAGGAGGCTTGCAATGAGGGCAGGATCCTTTGCCTTGATAAGTTCAACAGAGCCGTTGTTACTTTCTATTCCAAGCTGGATGAATCCCGCAGAGACAAGATGCTATCGCTCGTTCAGCAGATAAGATTCCTTGCTAAGGATAAAGATAACGAGAAAAGACAGCAGATATGGAGTGATCTTATCGAGCTTTACTATGAATACGCATCGAATGTCGTAAAAGTCGCAGCAGGCGGAGATGACTTGACAACATTTAAGGCTATCCTTGATGTGTCGAAGATCAGCGCAGACAATAATCCCGGGATCTATAACGGACTGCCGAAAAAGGACGAAGAAGGCATTGTTGAGGAGTTTATTGAGCTCTTCGAACCTATTGCGAGCATAGCCATTTTTCTTAAGCCTTTGCTCGGTATCGCCAGGGCTCCGGGAGGTTACTCGGATATAGCGAAAGCGTTCGGCTTGCAGGAATCGTATACCGCTATCGCAGTCTGCGGTGCGGAAGGACTTCTCGATAAGCAGAAAAACAGACTTCTTCTGGCAAGACAGTATATTGATCTGATCACCAGGATGGACAGATTTTACGAAGAGTTCAAGGCTCTCGTTCACGGCATGGATTTCCCTGATCAGGAACACCTTGCGCTGCAGATACTTAAAAACGACGATGCCAAGACTTACTACAGAAGCAAGTTCAAGGAGATCTATATCGACGAGTATCAGGACAATAGTGAACTTCAGGACGCGATAATCGCTGAGATCGAGGATTCGAACGTATTCAGGGTCGGTGACGTTAAGCAGAGCATCTATAAGTTCAGATATGCGGAGCCGTCACTGTTCCTTGATCGCCTGAACGAATACGATAAGGGCGACAGCGGTAATCTGTTCGTTCTCAATAATAACTACAGAAGTGATGAGAGCATCCTGGAATTCGTAAACCGTATCTTCTACAGGATAATGGGAGCAGAAGGCGCTGAGATCGAGTATGACTCCAAGCAGGCTCTGAATTACCCTGACAACAAAGAAAGAAAAGACACTCTTCCTCCGGATATTCCCCATGTGACGGTAGTCACGCACACGAAGAACGGGGATAGGAAAGCATGCGTAAATGAAGGCGTGCTGAAGGAGGTAAGGCGCTATCTGACAGCAGGCAGAGACCCCGGTGATATCTGCATACTCACGAGGACTCACAGGACAGCTTCCATGATCGCTTCTTATCTTAATGAGAACGGATGTCCCGCGAGATATGCTGATGAGATCGGCGTATTTAACGATAACGATATACATGGTCTTTGTAATATCCTGATAGCCGCTGGTAACGAGCTTCGTGATGAATATCTTGTCGGTATTCTTATCTCAGGTTACAGGATATCGAATTTTACACTGGACGAGATAGCCAGAGTGTTCATGCATGCCAAGGCCAAGCATTTGGGGGAAGAGCATCTTATGGCTAAGCTCCGCCTGTTCGCTTCAGATAATGTGAAAGCCTCGGATGAACCGCTGCAGCAGCGTGTGGCCGCGTTTGTTGAATGGTTCGATTCGCTTCGAAATGACCTGATCATCACCGATATCAGCGAGCTTACTGACAGGATCTACAAGGATACCGGTGTAGGTGCCGATTCGGATGATCCCGAGAAGTTCCTGCTCTTTAAGCAGTGGCTTTGTACGAACTTCATGAGATACGGAAGTGACATCTCTTCTATAGCATCAAGGCTCGAGAAGATGAAGATCGAGTTATCCGACAAGACTTCCGTAAAGAGAGAAGATAATTCGGACGGAAAGATCAGATGTATGACCTACCATTCGAGTAAAGGTCTCGAGTTCAAGAGCGTTATCGTGACCGAGCTCAGCTCGAGAAGCAGGAAAGACTCGGTAGGTTCCGTTGTCTTCGATCCGACATACGGAACGGTTACGGATGATTTTGATCCGGTTAGATATATTAAGTACAAGTCTCTTGAGCGTGTCTTCCTCGAAGAGGATCAGATGCTCGGAGAAAATGCCGAACAGATGAGGCTTTTGTATGTAGCTCTGACTCGTGCCGAGCATGAGCTTTCCGTTGTCATTCCGATGGAGTGCGAGACATTTAAGAGCTACGCAAATCTCTATCCACTCCTGAGAAGGCAGACTGAGGATCGCTGTACTCGTGCATTCTGGCTCAAGTGTCATGGTATGGAGTCGGCATTCCTTGCGGCGCTCTTAAGTTTCAGCGGGGCAAGAGAGCTCAGATATCAGATTGGTAGTACTGTTCTTAAGGGAGACTTCAAAGATATCAGTAATGAAGTGAAGTTTGACGGCTTTACGGTCGATATCATTCACAACAGCGCTGAGGTTGAAGATGACGGCGCGGAGCGCGAAGCCGAGGACACCGATGACGGAGACGCTACCGAAGAAGCAGCCGATGTCGTACATGAAGTTCAGACTAAGAAGACGACGGGTATCATCGATATCTGTGCGGAGTCTTTCGACGAGGCGGGAATGCCGATATTTGCGCCCTACGGTTATGAAAAGGCAACTACGGTACCATTCAAGATATCCGTTTCGCAGATCGTTCATCACGGCGTTGACGGTTCACTCCCAATCAACCTTGAAGTCCATAACCTCGAGCACTATATGGATGTTCGTGACGGTATAACCGATGACAGTGCATCTGCAGTAGGTACGTTCATCCACAGGATCATGAGATTTATCGACCTTAAGAAAGCCGGAGTCGATGCCGAGGCGCAGATCGACGAGTTGATCGATGAAGGTATCATCTCCTCATCCGACAGAGCCAAGGCGATGGAGTTTAAGGAAGGTATCGCTTCATTTGCTTCAAGTGATGTTGGTAAGAAACTTGTTGCCGCGGATGACAGGGGAGAAGCTGAATACGAGAAGCCTATTGTATTCTCAGTGCCTTCGGGAGAGGACAGTGTATTGGTCCAGGGTGTCATCGACTGTATGTTCATGGGGGAAGACGGCCGATATACTATCATCGACTATAAGACCGACAGATTCCCCGCTGATATTACCGATATCGAGCTCATAAGCGAGACCATAAAAAGGCATTCCGTTCAGCTCGGATGCTATAGTGCCGCATTAAGATCATCGGGTAAGGATGTAGGCGAGAAGTATATCTATCTCGTAAGATACGGAAAGTTCGTGGAAGTTTAA
- a CDS encoding tRNA(adenine34) deaminase encodes MEEKERFMKEALKQAKKGFDKGECPIGCVIVKDGKVLVRAHNMKLSKCNPILHAEVVAIDKACRKTGDWRLNDCDMYVTLEPCTMCSGAIVQSRIRKVYFGAYEPKSGAVCSCNDIFNVEHGHNHKVEFEGGILEEECGALMKAFFKMLRDRRNKAD; translated from the coding sequence ATGGAAGAAAAAGAACGTTTCATGAAAGAAGCATTAAAACAGGCAAAGAAGGGATTCGACAAAGGCGAATGCCCCATTGGTTGCGTCATCGTAAAGGATGGCAAGGTCCTCGTACGTGCCCACAACATGAAGCTCAGCAAATGTAATCCCATACTGCACGCAGAAGTCGTTGCCATAGACAAGGCATGCCGCAAGACAGGCGACTGGCGTCTCAACGACTGCGATATGTATGTCACCTTAGAGCCCTGTACCATGTGTTCCGGTGCGATCGTCCAGTCCAGGATCAGGAAGGTCTACTTCGGCGCATACGAACCAAAATCCGGTGCGGTATGCTCCTGCAATGATATCTTCAATGTAGAACACGGTCACAACCATAAGGTTGAATTCGAAGGCGGCATTCTCGAGGAAGAATGCGGTGCCCTCATGAAAGCATTCTTTAAGATGCTCAGAGACAGAAGAAACAAGGCAGATTAA
- a CDS encoding RNA polymerase, sigma 70 subunit, RpoD → MADYNDALNQIKALAAKKNNVIEETDFENIAEECEITPEDMEKLSAELTKAGIKIENNDADDDAMSITLTPSEEIAVDDSVRMYLKEIGKIPLLSAEDEKNLAQRMQDGDNDAKDLLVESNLRLVVSIAKKYMNRGLSLLDLIQEGNIGLIKAVDKFDYSKGFKFSTYATWWIRQAITRAIADQARTIRIPVHMVETINKLTRVQRQLIQDLGREPTIDELADKMGMPADKIRDIQRISQDPVSIDKPVGEEEDSHLVDFISSDEYVSPDEEVSRDLLKEDLIKVLDLLTEREAKVIRLRFGLDDDKQRTLEEVGKSLGVTRERIRQIEAKAIRKLGRSSYAKRLEGYAD, encoded by the coding sequence ATGGCAGATTATAATGACGCACTCAATCAGATCAAGGCTCTTGCAGCCAAGAAGAACAATGTGATCGAAGAGACAGATTTCGAGAACATTGCAGAGGAATGTGAAATAACTCCCGAGGACATGGAGAAGCTCTCCGCAGAGCTTACTAAGGCCGGCATCAAGATCGAGAATAACGATGCAGATGACGACGCCATGAGTATCACTCTTACTCCTTCCGAGGAGATCGCAGTTGATGACTCTGTCAGGATGTACCTCAAGGAGATCGGTAAGATCCCGTTGCTTTCCGCAGAGGACGAGAAGAATCTCGCTCAGCGTATGCAGGACGGCGATAACGATGCCAAGGATCTCCTCGTTGAGTCCAACCTGAGACTCGTTGTATCTATCGCAAAGAAGTACATGAACAGAGGTCTTTCTCTCCTTGATCTTATCCAGGAGGGTAATATCGGTCTTATCAAGGCGGTTGATAAGTTCGACTATTCCAAGGGATTCAAGTTCAGTACATATGCTACATGGTGGATCCGTCAGGCTATCACGAGAGCTATCGCCGATCAGGCAAGAACGATCCGTATCCCCGTTCATATGGTTGAGACGATCAATAAGCTCACACGCGTACAGCGTCAGCTCATCCAGGATCTCGGCCGTGAGCCTACCATCGATGAGCTTGCCGACAAGATGGGAATGCCTGCCGATAAGATCAGAGACATTCAGAGGATCTCTCAGGATCCCGTATCTATCGATAAGCCCGTCGGTGAGGAAGAGGACAGCCACCTTGTTGACTTCATCTCCTCTGACGAGTATGTATCTCCCGATGAGGAAGTAAGCCGAGACCTTCTTAAGGAAGACCTTATCAAGGTATTGGATCTTCTTACCGAGAGAGAGGCTAAGGTAATAAGACTTCGTTTCGGTCTTGACGATGACAAGCAGAGAACACTCGAGGAGGTTGGTAAGAGCCTCGGAGTTACTCGAGAGAGAATCCGTCAGATCGAAGCTAAGGCGATCAGAAAGCTCGGAAGATCCAGCTATGCCAAGAGGCTCGAAGGATACGCAGACTGA
- a CDS encoding EAL domain, c-di-GMP-specific phosphodiesterase class I (or its enzymatically inactive variant) gives MDCGDERFFTDHFREALDKGYIHAYYQPIYRSITGKMMCAESLARWIDPDNGMFSPTDFIPVLEQNDLIFDLDMEILRQTCEFYSELRERGTRVCTFSVNLSRQDFNHAEMFDRVTSILERYDVPYRAIKLEITESLMLEDHERFSDVLQKFSDAGFSMWMDDFGSGYSSLNILKNYNFDLMKFDMLFLKDFSLKGKKLLAALINMSKSLGIHTLTEGVEDEEQKDFLIAAGCEALQGFYFSKPVAKMDLITLLDGESLVPESCEDQSYWEQIGHLNFLSTHPLEEYSGTELYANFSNPQVQGEGVPLALIECFEDRVEYIYASPGHMRSLKELGYDSIEGLEKNFNDHRSDRYLLMKKSLDDAIRTGTIRKVDYVANDVYCSLSIKLLARKSDRAMLALHLRTFDTEREVETAKEIISYSNSLFATYELAVLIYPEKGISNRIYTSNNLPVYDKEPTLDMSVKKFAANEVDPVDQERYLRFLDFSTVLERVENSPRGFVQGVFRMRWGGDCKIWHIARLSRVPTFEEKTYILTIQMIEGKESAALDKLYLEYPEMFG, from the coding sequence ATGGATTGTGGTGACGAGCGATTCTTTACGGATCATTTCAGAGAAGCACTCGATAAAGGTTACATACATGCATATTATCAGCCGATCTACCGTTCTATAACGGGTAAGATGATGTGTGCTGAATCTCTCGCCAGGTGGATAGATCCCGATAATGGGATGTTCTCTCCAACTGATTTTATCCCTGTTCTGGAACAAAATGACCTGATATTCGATCTTGATATGGAGATCCTCCGCCAGACATGTGAATTTTATAGTGAATTAAGAGAACGAGGAACAAGGGTTTGTACATTCTCCGTCAATCTTTCCAGGCAGGATTTCAATCACGCTGAAATGTTTGACAGGGTAACATCTATACTGGAACGGTACGATGTACCTTATAGAGCGATAAAGCTTGAGATCACCGAGAGCCTGATGCTCGAAGATCACGAACGTTTCAGTGACGTGCTTCAAAAGTTCAGTGATGCCGGGTTCTCAATGTGGATGGATGATTTCGGAAGCGGTTACTCTTCTTTGAATATCCTCAAGAACTATAATTTCGACCTGATGAAGTTCGATATGCTCTTCCTGAAGGATTTCTCCTTAAAGGGCAAAAAGCTCCTGGCAGCTCTGATCAATATGTCCAAATCTCTCGGTATCCATACTTTGACCGAAGGTGTGGAGGATGAAGAACAAAAAGATTTCCTGATCGCCGCAGGGTGTGAAGCTCTTCAGGGATTTTATTTTTCTAAGCCGGTCGCGAAGATGGATCTTATCACTCTGCTCGACGGTGAATCGCTGGTCCCCGAGTCATGTGAGGATCAGTCTTATTGGGAGCAGATCGGACATTTGAATTTCCTTAGTACTCATCCTCTGGAGGAGTATTCCGGTACGGAACTGTATGCAAATTTCTCCAATCCTCAGGTTCAGGGCGAGGGAGTTCCGCTGGCACTCATAGAATGCTTTGAGGACAGAGTGGAATATATATATGCAAGTCCCGGGCATATGAGGAGTCTCAAGGAACTGGGATATGATTCGATCGAGGGGCTTGAGAAAAACTTCAATGACCACAGGAGCGACCGGTATCTTCTTATGAAGAAATCTCTGGATGATGCGATAAGGACCGGCACCATAAGGAAGGTCGATTATGTCGCTAATGACGTTTACTGCAGCCTGAGCATCAAGCTCCTGGCTCGAAAGAGTGATCGCGCTATGCTCGCCCTGCATCTTCGGACTTTTGATACCGAACGTGAAGTCGAGACCGCTAAGGAGATAATCTCATACAGTAATTCACTCTTTGCCACTTATGAGCTTGCAGTCCTCATTTATCCTGAAAAGGGTATATCAAACAGGATCTATACCTCTAATAACCTGCCGGTCTATGATAAGGAGCCGACGCTTGACATGAGTGTTAAGAAGTTCGCGGCGAACGAAGTCGATCCCGTTGATCAGGAGAGGTATCTGAGATTTCTCGATTTCAGTACCGTGTTAGAACGGGTGGAGAACAGTCCCAGGGGATTTGTACAGGGAGTATTCCGTATGCGTTGGGGCGGTGATTGCAAGATATGGCATATTGCAAGGCTGTCGCGAGTACCGACATTCGAAGAAAAGACATACATTCTGACTATTCAGATGATCGAAGGAAAAGAGTCGGCAGCACTCGATAAGCTGTATCTCGAGTATCCGGAGATGTTTGGATAG
- a CDS encoding Na+-translocating ferredoxin:NAD+ oxidoreductase RNF, RnfD subunit, with product MSNIRYAPFIHSSGTASYMNASMLIALLPCAAYAVFRYGLRALILILLSGILACGVKYIFDLLRKKSKQPDINPIVPAVIFALMLPPDTSLTIVSVGIVFMIAIVYEMFGGNNCNVVNGAAITRLFVEVIWPSHLRGFTSRENAWLDLSTLFDWVSKSESAMPAASEYHLTELLAGGYPGFIGTGSIVMVFLGAIYILRSKSTKFYAPAGYMITVMAARLIIHFNDGLREFAVFMLVSSVLFVAVFFMTDRSTVPQTEMGGFITGTACGILTAALFEITSGVYALLVPVVAVNMVSGIVGYLTSYSAERHEPRKAVEEEA from the coding sequence ATGAGCAACATAAGATATGCACCGTTCATCCATAGTTCGGGAACCGCTTCTTACATGAACGCGAGTATGCTCATTGCGCTCTTGCCGTGTGCGGCATATGCTGTATTCAGATACGGACTTCGTGCTCTGATCCTGATCCTTTTGTCAGGTATCCTGGCATGCGGAGTAAAGTACATATTCGATCTACTGCGCAAGAAGAGCAAGCAGCCTGACATCAATCCGATAGTTCCGGCCGTGATATTTGCTCTTATGCTTCCGCCCGATACTTCTCTGACGATCGTATCCGTCGGTATCGTCTTTATGATAGCGATAGTCTATGAGATGTTTGGCGGCAATAATTGTAATGTAGTAAACGGAGCCGCGATCACAAGGCTCTTTGTTGAAGTGATATGGCCCTCGCACCTTAGAGGTTTTACTTCTCGTGAGAATGCGTGGCTTGATCTGTCTACGCTCTTTGACTGGGTCTCAAAGTCCGAAAGCGCAATGCCGGCTGCATCCGAATATCACCTTACGGAGCTTCTCGCAGGCGGTTATCCCGGTTTTATCGGTACAGGCTCGATCGTTATGGTCTTCCTTGGTGCGATCTATATCCTTCGTTCCAAGTCCACCAAGTTCTATGCTCCGGCCGGATACATGATCACCGTGATGGCTGCAAGGCTCATAATCCACTTTAATGACGGACTTCGCGAGTTCGCGGTATTCATGCTCGTATCGTCCGTGCTCTTTGTAGCAGTATTCTTTATGACTGACAGAAGTACGGTCCCTCAGACTGAGATGGGCGGATTTATTACGGGTACGGCATGCGGGATCCTGACTGCGGCTCTCTTTGAGATCACATCAGGCGTATATGCGCTTCTGGTCCCCGTAGTCGCAGTCAATATGGTATCGGGTATCGTCGGATATCTGACATCTTATTCGGCAGAAAGACATGAGCCTCGTAAGGCTGTAGAGGAGGAAGCATAA